Proteins co-encoded in one Brassica oleracea var. oleracea cultivar TO1000 chromosome C4, BOL, whole genome shotgun sequence genomic window:
- the LOC106338518 gene encoding uncharacterized protein LOC106338518, producing MVRKTRTQQYVEDDDIPATQQSVNALQAQVTALVAAVAALNTQNTAPALRNRRDTRPHNQVDSEEEDDDDENLFAPLQRTQQNRNNKNDSDSDDDTTNNSWKSSFKIEIPEFKGSSIPEELMDWFVTVEEILEFKEIPLDRCVPFIAIRFHDRAAAWWSQTKTTRSRLGKSKISTWAKLKKEMQKKILPYNYDQLMFQKLQSLRQVSRTVDEYATEFFKMINRVEVRDSEKQLVMRFIGGLRQQIQFTLNLFQPQSLSEAHQQTITIENQSRMGSQPWGSTRQNRPTTTPVTLTPPDATVNKAETAFVPANAAQQARPGGLRCFTCGELGHRQSACPTRQRRGLLLEEINDDQEPIFDDEPDDVEAVYPDTGHLLVVRRSCLAPKADDQYPQRNRLFQSRCTINGRVCSFVIDSGSCENVIAAEVVSKLDIKDEPHPTPYKLAWLQQTHDLFVTRRALVTFLVGNIYKDQVYCDVVPMDAAHLLLGRPWEFDRRITHDGFLNTYSFTFDNHKLVLKPSPPMLQPPPAPQKPPSSTFHGPIDSLRFRKLINN from the exons ATGGTCCGAAAAACTCGTACTCAGCAATACGTTGAAGACGATGATATCCCAGCTACTCAACAATCAGTTAATGCGCTTCAGGCTCAAGTCACAGCACTTGTTGCTGCGGTAGCGGCGTTAAATACGCAGAATACCGCCCCAGCCCTTCGCAACAGACGCGACACACGACCGCATAACCAGGTCGACTCAGAGGAGGAAGATGACGACGATGAAAATCTGTTCGCTCCTCTCCAACGAACTCAACAAAACCGCAACAACAAAAACGACTCCGACTCCGATGATGACACAACCAACAACTCGTGGAAATCTAGTTTCAAAATTGAGATTCCAGAATTCAAGGGTTCATCCATACCAGAAGAATTAATGGATTGGTTTGTCACCGTAGAAGAGATTCTTGAGTTCAAAGAAATACCATTGGATCGTTGCGTCCCCTTTATCGCAATACGGTTTCACGATCGTGCAGCTGCCTGGTGGTCTCAAACCAAAACAACTCGCAGTCGTTTAGGGAAATCAAAGATCTCTACTTGGGCTAAACTCAAAAAAGAGATGCAAAAAAAAATTTTACCTTACAACTACGATCAACTAATGTTCCAGAAACTGCAGAGCCTTCGACAAGTGAGTCGAACTGTGGATGAATATGCAACAGAGTTCTTTAAGATGATCAACCGTGTGGAAGTACGAGATTCCGAAAAGCAACTTGTCATGCGATTTATAGGAGGACTACGTCAGCAGATTCAATTCACCTTGAATCTTTTTCAGCCACAGTCCCTTTCCGAAGCACATCAACAAACTATAACAATAGAGAACCAATCGCGTATGGGTTCCCAACCTTGGGGTTCCACCAGACAGAACCGTCCTACAACAACACCAGTAACCTTAACCCCACCTGATGCCACCGTCAATAAAGCAGAGACAGCATTTGTCCCAGCAAACGCGGCACAACAGGCACGACCTGGAGGGCTACGGTGTTTCACGTGTGGAGAACTTGGCCATCGTCAATCAGCATGTCCAACACGTCAGCGTCGTGGGCTGCTCTTGGAAGAAATAAACGACGATCAAGAACCAATTTTTGACGACGAACCCGACGACGTTGAAGCAGTATACCCCGATACAGGACATCTCCTTGTCGTCCGACGATCGTGTCTTGCCCCTAAAGCCGACGACCAATACCCACAACGAAATAGACTCTTCCAGTCACGGTGCACAATCAATGGGCGTGTTTGTTCGTTTGTAATAGATTCTGGTAGCTGTGAGAACGTTATAGCAGCGGAGGTAGTATCCAAGCTCGATATTAAAGACGAACCACATCCCACGCCCTATAAACTCGCCTGGCTACAACAGACTCACGATCTCTTTGTCACTCGCAGAGCATTGGTCACTTTTTTAGTAGGTAATATATACAAGGATCAGGTTTACTGTGACGTCGTCCCTATGGATGCCGCACACTTACTCCTTGGCAGACCTTGGGAGTTTGATAGAAGAATTACTCACGACGGCTTCCTCAACACTTACAGCTTCACCTTCGATAACCATAAACTCGTTTTGAAACCGTCCCCTCCGATGTTACAGCCACCTCCGGCTCCACAGAAGCCGCCGTCTAGTACC TTTCACGGACCGATCGATTCATTGAGGTTCCGCAAGCTTATAAACAATTGA